Part of the Woronichinia naegeliana WA131 genome, AGCAAAAGTTTCCGATGTGGAACCAGAACCATATGATGTACTCCCGACTGGCTAACTAGACTGGTTATACCAAACCGATACGCCCGTTAAAGTTGTCTGTTTCTAGTCGAGATTGTGCCATCAGGCTAAAATGAGGGAGCAATCAGGGTAAGTGATCATGCAAAATTAATTACATACTCAGTCCCGAAGCCTTCAAGCACTTTTGTGAGGTAATTGCGTAAACTCTTTTTGCTTTCATACGCACTTACTTCTACCCATTCATATTTTATGAATTTCCATAGTATTTCAATTAAATTTAACTTTGGTGAATAAGCTGGCAACCAAAATATTTCTAGATTTTTCTCTTTCCACTCTTCTATTTTTTCCATTACTTTGTCACTTGTGTGTATTGTTGCTTGATCCATCAACAATACTGTTTTCTTTTCACTAAATTTATCAATAAAACTAATTATCATTTCACTGTTAATATTTTTTTCATGCTGCTCATAATATAACTCATTTCTTACGTTCATTACACCTATTACATTAATTCTTTTTCCTTCTACATCTTTTAATATTACTGGCTCATCTTTTTCTTGCCACCCATAAGGAATACAGGCTCTCATTCCCCAGCCTGCTTCATCAAAGTATCTCAGATCAATTTCTCCTTTTTCATCTTGTTCTTTTAGCTCTTTTATTTTAGGTAATTTCACCTCTAACTCCCATGCCGCAGCACTTTTGCTCAGACCCCTCTTCATTCTTTTCCATCTCATATCAAACTTTTTTATAGTTCTTTTAATTCTTTTAATTGTATCTTTACTGATTTTATAGTCCCATTCTTTCTCTATTTTAATTTGGACATTCTTTAGATTTTTAGGATCCTCTTTTACCCACTCTTTTACTTGTTTTTCTTGTTCTTTTGTTAACTTTGGCTTTCTGCCTCGACCCGCACGATCATACAGCCCTAACAATTTATTTTCTTCCCAAGAACTAAACCAATTGTAAATTGTCTTTCTTGTTACTTCAAATATTTTCATTAGCTCTTTTATTGGCGTTCCTTTTAAGCTCAATAGAAGGCACTTTGCACGTTGTCTTGTTTGATGATGCTTACTTTGCTTGTAAATGCGTTCTAGCATTTTCTTTGTGTCCCAACTTAAATCACAAATAAACTTCATAGTCATCTCCTTTTTGATTTTTTATATGGTATCATTACTTTTGATTTAGGCCATTATAGCACTTGTCTGTATAGGTAATTAATTTTGCATGACTACTTATAACAAATCATTGAATTAGATGCGATCGCAAAGCTAAAATAAAAGGGTGATCTGTGTTTACTTACTACTACAGCCAAATAGAAATGCGATCAGGGTATGGGTTTTGAATTAGAGGCGATCGCAAAGCTGAAATGAGAGAGAGAGCAGTGGGTGATTGAGAACTTAATCTGAATGGGTGTAACCTTTAGTTGATGAAGGAAAAGAAAAGTGTTAACATGAGATGAAAAGTGAAAAAGAGGAAACAATGATGACAGCAAAACTAATTAATGTAGAGGGTTCAAAGATAAAAATAGAACTAACATTAGAACTCAGTCGTTGGAACTGGTATCGTCTGATCAAAGTTGGAAAAAGTTATGGTGTAAGGCTTTGAGAAAATAGAAAAATAGTTTAAGACTAGACATCGGCCCGTTTTTATTATACTATTATTATTGTCATTATATCAAAGAAGAAGGAAACAGAAAACAATGTCAATATTAAAGAAAAGCTCTATGAAAATCCTGAATGATGTTGGCTTGTGCCAAGAGAAAGAGGATGCCTTATTCAAGAAAAACTGTCCTCATTGCTATAGTGAAAACGTAAAAATACATTCTCATTATCAAACGAAAGGTAACGGGGAACGTAAAATGTTCATTTGTCAAGAATGTAGTTCTTGTTTTGCTGAGACTTATGGTAGCGTAATCGCTGGCTTAGAAACCCCATTAAGTGAAATTGTAAAAGTATTAAAAGCCAGAATGGAAGGAATAGGATTAAATGCAGCAGCCCGAGCATTCGGCTACGCGAAAACAACAATATTGAATTGGGAAAAGAAATTATCAGGATTACAAGAGACATTATTTTTATACGCCTTAGTGAATGAATTTGTTAAATTAGTAATAGAAGGGGATGAACTATACACAAAAGTTGGAAAAAATAAAGAAGCAAGTGCCTCTGAGGGGTGGACAATCGTTCTCATGGACAGGGCAAGCCGCTTTATTTGGCATTTAAAATGTGGTCGAAAAGAGCAGAAATTATTTCTAGAAGCAATGATGACGGTAGCGGAATTATTTGAAAGGAGTGCAGAATCTCTCCAGTTATTTACAGATGGAGAAAAGCGATATAGTCAACTGCTATTTAATATTTGTCACGAAGTATTAAGGACTGGAAAGCGAGGTCGTCCCACCAAAGTATTACCGAAGGGTCTTGTAGTAAGACTAAAAAATAAGAGTAGTAAACGTCGAGATTCTGAGGGTAAACTAAAGAAAGTAGAAACTCCGAAACCAGAACATCCAGAGACAACAGAAAAACCAGAAGAAAAGGACGTCCATGCCAACCACGTTGAGGCATTTAATAGTGCTATCCGACGCTATTTAGCCGCCTTTCGTCGTCGTACAAATACTTATGCTAAATCTGTTGTGGGATTACAGCGAGTCCTAGATATTTTCTGGATGGTTCATAACTTTGTTCGCAGCCATTTTACGACGAAAAAAGTTCCTGCTGTAGCTCTCGGTATAATTGAAAAAGGGTTAACTTGGGAGGACTTACTCCAAATTCGCCTGATTTCTTGAACCTCTCGTATTGCAACGTTTGTAGCTTCTAGCTAGACGATACCAGTGCCCGTGTCCCTCTGACTCTGAAAGAAGCCACTGAGACTTTGGCAAATATATCAGAAGACCAATGGCAGCAGGGTGAACAGGACGGTTATCGTTGGCAAGTGAGAGAACACCAGAAAAAAGATGATCCAATGATTATAGCGGTTTGGCAAAGATTTCCACAAACCATTTTTTGAGGCTAGGAAGGCGATTAATCCGTGCTTCAACCTTTTCCATCCCAGCCTTGCTCAGCTTCACTCCTGTCTCATAAACTTTTTCTATCAGTTTCACTACAGGATTTTGACCCCTGAATGTTAGCGTTTTAGCAAAATTAAGCACGGTTTCAACCGTATCCAGTAAACTCCCATTCCAATGTTTTTCTAACCAACCAAAACAACGCTCTATCGGATTATACTTGCTGTGATACGGCGGATAATAAGCCAATTGTATATCTAGCTTTGACGATTCTGTAAAATCAATCATACGCCGCATGAATTGACTACGACGCGAATGATTTTCAGGTCCATTATCCTGATTTATCACCAATTTCTCAATATGACTAAAGCGATGCTTTACACTTTCCCACCAACTTTCTAATATGTCACCAATGCAATCTGCTGTTAATTTGGACGACACAAAAAATAAAGATAATTCATTCTGTTCAGGTAGAAAAATTCCGTAAGGAATTAGAGTAACTTCTGCTCCAAAGTTATGGTAAGAATGCCTCTGTTTTTACCCGCGTTTTTCCACCCCTGTCAAATTCTCCCACTTTGACCCCTACCTTGCCATCTAGCGATATACGCAATGTCTTTGGGTCTTCATCTGCGGGAGCATCTCACCTTTGCAATAAGTAGAAATACTTAACGAGGTAAATGAAAGAGTCAAAAAAGGTAATCATTTAAATAGGAACAGCGATGACGAAGGACTTGTGGTACATTGTCAGAATTCCAACTCGCACCAGTAATTTTAAGACGATGACCAATTTGTTTAACTTGAGATTCGACAGAGCCAGAGCCAATAGAAATGCCCTCTGCCTGCAAATAACCATAATTGACAATCCGATGTTTATGCTTGTTTAAATAAATGATAAAATTCTCAGCTTGAGGCTCTGACCATCCCTCAAAACAGGAGATAGCGGCATCCACTTCACCCGTCCAAAGAAAAGACTTGACCTCCTCAATTCGCGGGAGCATCCCAAATTTGCAGTAAGTATAAATGCTTAGTTACAAAGAAGGGAAAAGGGGATAATCTAAAAAGTTATAAAAATTGGAGTACAAAAAATGAACGTTGAAGATAAGCAAAAATTAGACGACCATCTCAAAGCTATCGCAGAAATCATGGTCAGAAATACGCAAAAAGAAGACTTGAAAAGCTTTGAAAGTATAGAACTAGCGGTACGAGAGCAAATGTTGACGGTAACCGTTCAGGGGGTAATCAAGAAAATGAGCTACAT contains:
- a CDS encoding IS630 family transposase yields the protein MKFICDLSWDTKKMLERIYKQSKHHQTRQRAKCLLLSLKGTPIKELMKIFEVTRKTIYNWFSSWEENKLLGLYDRAGRGRKPKLTKEQEKQVKEWVKEDPKNLKNVQIKIEKEWDYKISKDTIKRIKRTIKKFDMRWKRMKRGLSKSAAAWELEVKLPKIKELKEQDEKGEIDLRYFDEAGWGMRACIPYGWQEKDEPVILKDVEGKRINVIGVMNVRNELYYEQHEKNINSEMIISFIDKFSEKKTVLLMDQATIHTSDKVMEKIEEWKEKNLEIFWLPAYSPKLNLIEILWKFIKYEWVEVSAYESKKSLRNYLTKVLEGFGTEYVINFA
- a CDS encoding transposase, producing the protein MFLPEQNELSLFFVSSKLTADCIGDILESWWESVKHRFSHIEKLVINQDNGPENHSRRSQFMRRMIDFTESSKLDIQLAYYPPYHSKYNPIERCFGWLEKHWNGSLLDTVETVLNFAKTLTFRGQNPVVKLIEKVYETGVKLSKAGMEKVEARINRLPSLKKWFVEIFAKPL
- a CDS encoding IS1 family transposase; amino-acid sequence: MSILKKSSMKILNDVGLCQEKEDALFKKNCPHCYSENVKIHSHYQTKGNGERKMFICQECSSCFAETYGSVIAGLETPLSEIVKVLKARMEGIGLNAAARAFGYAKTTILNWEKKLSGLQETLFLYALVNEFVKLVIEGDELYTKVGKNKEASASEGWTIVLMDRASRFIWHLKCGRKEQKLFLEAMMTVAELFERSAESLQLFTDGEKRYSQLLFNICHEVLRTGKRGRPTKVLPKGLVVRLKNKSSKRRDSEGKLKKVETPKPEHPETTEKPEEKDVHANHVEAFNSAIRRYLAAFRRRTNTYAKSVVGLQRVLDIFWMVHNFVRSHFTTKKVPAVALGIIEKGLTWEDLLQIRLIS